In one Epinephelus moara isolate mb chromosome 6, YSFRI_EMoa_1.0, whole genome shotgun sequence genomic region, the following are encoded:
- the leng9 gene encoding leukocyte receptor cluster member 9 isoform X2, whose translation MASDGLGEPTLPPEDQRDDGPEAGVPTDPHCGTDTLKATAESAERAENGVNMCQFFLMGKCHFGNRCRFSHSNPSIDDSGAASPDQDDKQDGEKTEKHKKKVKKAAKPKYEAKEVNKKPRMRTADDVISRILWDASVDASEFVVGYVDRFLGVLERPFNDFNWDTNPCDCDYSSELALPRHRIQYFTYRGHRVWDRHTRTDRVFGSTGQSLAPPFGGEEEVKEKQEQQQDGLETTEEQPPEVSVQEESETEACALTENTHLEKEKQSEMNSHTPDSTQPPPKCQENSSQEQLESRGGECVMEEAAVRPEASTDQMSLSHKEEASVKEEGKEENLAEWQESWDSNEDTSSYLGAMNISQNPSAPLEQREEKPSGGGGRPPKKQPTHFITFRANTPAILSGFQQLQEEVTSLLPSSAPHWHTASSLHVTMCLLNLSGPAEVAAAGEILRRFASLDRNPPVALTFPVKLKHFNGKVLYLSPQPQLHLQQLNGGLQEAYRKEGWLHRHSYNPRYHLTLAKLCFSG comes from the exons ATGGCATCAGACGGATTGGGAGAGCCAACATTGCCACCAGAGGACCAGAGAGATGATGGTCCAGAGGCAGGGGTACCCACTGACCCTCACTGTGGCACAGACACTCTGAAAGCCACAGCAG AGTCAGCAGAGCGGGCTGAGAATGGAGTCAACATGTGCCAGTTTTTCCTGATGGGAAAGTGTCACTTTGGCAACAGATGTCGTTTCTCTCACAG TAACCCATCAATAGATGATTCAGGGGCCGCATCACCTGACCAGGATGACAAACAGGATGGAGAAAAGACGGAAAAACACAAGAAGAAAGTGAAGAAGGCAGCAAAGCCAAAATATGAGGCAAAAG AGGTGAACAAAAAGCCTCGCATGCGCACAGCAGATGACGTTATCTCCCGGATCCTGTGGGACGCATCGGTGGACGCATCAGAATTTGTAGTGGGGTATGTGGATCGCTTCCTTGGTGTGCTGGAGCGACCCTTCAATGACTTCAACTGGGACACCAACCCTTGTGACTGTGACTACTCATCTGAGCTGGCCCTGCCCAGACACAGGATCCAGTACTTCACCTATAGAGGGCACCGCGTCTGGGACCGCCATACCAGGACTGACAGGGTGTTTGGCTCCACCGGACAATCTCTGGCTCCCCCCtttggaggggaggaggaagtAAAGG aaaaacaagagcaaCAGCAAGACGGCCTCGAAACGACAGAAGAGCAGCCACCTGAAGTCAGTGTGCaggaagagagtgaaacagaggCGTGTGCTCTTACTGAGAACACACATCTGGAGAAAGAGAAGCAGAGTGAAATGAATTCTCACACCCCTGACTCAACACAACCACCTCCAAAGTGTCAAGAAAACAGTTCTCAGGAACAACTGGAATCACGAGGAGGAGAATGTGTCATGGAAGAGGCTGCAGTGAG ACCTGAGGCTTCAACAGACCAAATGTCTTTATCCCACAAAGAAGAAGCAAGCGTAAAAGAGGAGGGTAAGGAAGAGAATTTAGCAGAATGGCAAGAAAGCTGGGACAGCAACGAAGACACTTCG AGTTATCTCGGAGCCATGAACATCAGCCAGAATCCATCAGCACCTCTGGAGCAGCGAGAGGAGAAGCCTAGTGGCGGTGGTGGTCGCCCCCCGAAAAAACAACCCACGCACTTCATCACCTTCAGGGCCAACACTCCTGCCATCCTGTCCGGGttccagcagctgcaggaggaggtcACCTCCCTCCTACCGTCCTCCGCCCCTCACTGGCATACAGCCTCCAGCCTTCATGTCACAATGTGCCTCCTGAATCTGTCCGGCCCAGCTGAGGTAGCCGCTGCTGGAGAGATCCTCCGACGGTTTGCCAGTTTGGATCGTAACCCGCCGGTGGCTCTGACCTTCCCTGTGAAGCTGAAACATTTCAACGGGAAAGTGCTGTACCTGAGCCCTCAGCCTCAGCTTCACCTCCAGCAGCTCAACGGCGGCCTGCAGGAGGCCTACAGGAAGGAGGGCTGGCTCCACAGGCACTCGTACAACCCACGATATCACCTCACCCTGGCCAAG ctgtgtttttcaggatga
- the leng9 gene encoding leukocyte receptor cluster member 9 isoform X1, which yields MASDGLGEPTLPPEDQRDDGPEAGVPTDPHCGTDTLKATAESAERAENGVNMCQFFLMGKCHFGNRCRFSHSNPSIDDSGAASPDQDDKQDGEKTEKHKKKVKKAAKPKYEAKEVNKKPRMRTADDVISRILWDASVDASEFVVGYVDRFLGVLERPFNDFNWDTNPCDCDYSSELALPRHRIQYFTYRGHRVWDRHTRTDRVFGSTGQSLAPPFGGEEEVKEKQEQQQDGLETTEEQPPEVSVQEESETEACALTENTHLEKEKQSEMNSHTPDSTQPPPKCQENSSQEQLESRGGECVMEEAAVRPEASTDQMSLSHKEEASVKEEGKEENLAEWQESWDSNEDTSSYLGAMNISQNPSAPLEQREEKPSGGGGRPPKKQPTHFITFRANTPAILSGFQQLQEEVTSLLPSSAPHWHTASSLHVTMCLLNLSGPAEVAAAGEILRRFASLDRNPPVALTFPVKLKHFNGKVLYLSPQPQLHLQQLNGGLQEAYRKEGWLHRHSYNPRYHLTLAKVEGTEGERIFEGVGDLKVGKGLNFGRLPVNTLHLCAMGGSKVDGFYETACTVTLR from the exons ATGGCATCAGACGGATTGGGAGAGCCAACATTGCCACCAGAGGACCAGAGAGATGATGGTCCAGAGGCAGGGGTACCCACTGACCCTCACTGTGGCACAGACACTCTGAAAGCCACAGCAG AGTCAGCAGAGCGGGCTGAGAATGGAGTCAACATGTGCCAGTTTTTCCTGATGGGAAAGTGTCACTTTGGCAACAGATGTCGTTTCTCTCACAG TAACCCATCAATAGATGATTCAGGGGCCGCATCACCTGACCAGGATGACAAACAGGATGGAGAAAAGACGGAAAAACACAAGAAGAAAGTGAAGAAGGCAGCAAAGCCAAAATATGAGGCAAAAG AGGTGAACAAAAAGCCTCGCATGCGCACAGCAGATGACGTTATCTCCCGGATCCTGTGGGACGCATCGGTGGACGCATCAGAATTTGTAGTGGGGTATGTGGATCGCTTCCTTGGTGTGCTGGAGCGACCCTTCAATGACTTCAACTGGGACACCAACCCTTGTGACTGTGACTACTCATCTGAGCTGGCCCTGCCCAGACACAGGATCCAGTACTTCACCTATAGAGGGCACCGCGTCTGGGACCGCCATACCAGGACTGACAGGGTGTTTGGCTCCACCGGACAATCTCTGGCTCCCCCCtttggaggggaggaggaagtAAAGG aaaaacaagagcaaCAGCAAGACGGCCTCGAAACGACAGAAGAGCAGCCACCTGAAGTCAGTGTGCaggaagagagtgaaacagaggCGTGTGCTCTTACTGAGAACACACATCTGGAGAAAGAGAAGCAGAGTGAAATGAATTCTCACACCCCTGACTCAACACAACCACCTCCAAAGTGTCAAGAAAACAGTTCTCAGGAACAACTGGAATCACGAGGAGGAGAATGTGTCATGGAAGAGGCTGCAGTGAG ACCTGAGGCTTCAACAGACCAAATGTCTTTATCCCACAAAGAAGAAGCAAGCGTAAAAGAGGAGGGTAAGGAAGAGAATTTAGCAGAATGGCAAGAAAGCTGGGACAGCAACGAAGACACTTCG AGTTATCTCGGAGCCATGAACATCAGCCAGAATCCATCAGCACCTCTGGAGCAGCGAGAGGAGAAGCCTAGTGGCGGTGGTGGTCGCCCCCCGAAAAAACAACCCACGCACTTCATCACCTTCAGGGCCAACACTCCTGCCATCCTGTCCGGGttccagcagctgcaggaggaggtcACCTCCCTCCTACCGTCCTCCGCCCCTCACTGGCATACAGCCTCCAGCCTTCATGTCACAATGTGCCTCCTGAATCTGTCCGGCCCAGCTGAGGTAGCCGCTGCTGGAGAGATCCTCCGACGGTTTGCCAGTTTGGATCGTAACCCGCCGGTGGCTCTGACCTTCCCTGTGAAGCTGAAACATTTCAACGGGAAAGTGCTGTACCTGAGCCCTCAGCCTCAGCTTCACCTCCAGCAGCTCAACGGCGGCCTGCAGGAGGCCTACAGGAAGGAGGGCTGGCTCCACAGGCACTCGTACAACCCACGATATCACCTCACCCTGGCCAAGGTAGAGGGCACGGAGGGAGAGAGGATTTTTGAAGGGGTGGGGGACCTGAAAGTGGGGAAGGGTTTAAATTTTGGTCGTCTGCCAGTAAACACCTTACACCTCTGTGCCATGGGGGGTTCCAAAGTAGACGGTTTTTATGAGACCGCCTGCACAGTAACTCTTCGATGA